A genomic segment from Pectinophora gossypiella chromosome 3, ilPecGoss1.1, whole genome shotgun sequence encodes:
- the LOC126381953 gene encoding transcription initiation factor TFIID subunit 6 isoform X2 yields the protein MGDSEFAYGSSLSVDSMKVIAESLGIANLGDDAAKELADDVTYRLKVIVQDAMKFMHHAKRQKLSITDIDHTLKLKNIEPQYGFIQPDSLPFRFASGGGRELHFIEEKEIDLSEILSAPPPKVPLDASVRAHWLSVDGVQPTVPENPPPLSKEAQKLESVDPITKLSKPTNKDATGKPMCGKAARLKASESVHVKQLATHELSVEQQLYYKEITEACVGSDEGRRAEALQSLACDPGLHEMLPRMCTFISEGVKVNVVQNNLALLIYLMRMVKALLDNQSLYLEKYLHELIPSVSTCIVSRQLCLRPEMDNHWALRDFAARLMAQICKTFNTSTNNLQTRVTRLFAKALQCPSQTNNENGGPSMASMKESEKTPLASLYGAVQGLAELGPEVVKVFILPRVRWLGERIEGALSGIGGADRLAASNLKHQLWKVLGPVVRQLRQPPDVPEEYKRDYGYLGPGLQQMVSKLRQSPAGGGGGGAVAVVTCTPPLVPAATAPHHAHTPHAAKTVESVATRNVVISAAVAAPPSPAPVTPPPQKFVIVSQQKPPQVQPSSGPGHIVVHSSQPTIVRSQNVQAPVSVVAKPVFARGASVGGGPQPPPPELDDLSHLA from the exons ATGGGTGACTCTGAATTTGCTTACGGTTCCTCACTTTCTGTAGATTCTATGAAAGTTATTGCCGAAAGTCTTGGTATAGCCAACCTTGGTGACGATGCTGCGAAGGAGCTGGCTGACGATGTTACCTACCGCCTGAAGGTTATAGTGCAGGATGCAATGAAGTTCATGCATCATGCTAAAAGACAGAAACTTTCCATTACTGACATAGATCACACTCTGAAGTTGAAAAATATTGAG CCTCAATATGGTTTCATTCAACCAGACTCTCTGCCATTCCGGTTTGCTTCAGGTGGTGGAAGAGAACTTCATTTTATTGAGGAAAAAGAAATAGACTTGTCAGAAATACTCTCAGCTCCACCACCAAAAGTGCCGCTTGATGCATCAGTGAGAGCCCACTGGCTAAGTGTGGATGGAGTACAACCCACTGTGCCAGAGAATCCTCCTCCCTTGTCCAAAGAAGCCCAGAAATTAGAATCTGTAGACCCAATTACGAAATTAAGCAAACCCACAAATAAAGATGCAACAG GTAAACCAATGTGTGGCAAGGCAGCTCGGCTGAAGGCGTCAGAGTCGGTGCATGTGAAACAGCTAGCCACTCATGAACTGAGTGTGGAGCAACAGCTGTATTATAAGGAAATCACTGAAGCTTGTGTGGGCAGTGATGAAGGACGGCGCGCA GAAGCCTTGCAGTCCCTGGCATGCGATCCTGGTTTGCATGAGATGCTACCGCGGATGTGTACATTCATATCTGAAGGTGTCAAAGTCAACGTGGTACAGAACAACCTGGCTCTGCTCATATACCTGATGCGAATGGTCAAGGCTTTACTTGACAACCAATCGCTATATTTGGAGAAATAT CTACACGAGTTGATCCCATCAGTGTCGACATGCATCGTGTCGCGGCAGCTCTGTCTCCGCCCAGAGATGGACAACCACTGGGCGCTCCGAGACTTCGCTGCCCGCCTCATGGCTCAGATCTGCAAGACATTCAATACATCTACCAATAATCTGCAAACGAGAGTCACAAG ACTGTTCGCGAAAGCCCTGCAATGTCCGTCACAAACAAACAACGAGAATGGTGGACCATCCATGGCTAGTATGAAAGAGTCGGAGAAGACGCCGCTCGCGTCTCTCTATGGAGCTGTCCAAGGATTAGCTGAACTAGGACCAGAAGTCGTTAAG GTGTTTATCCTACCCCGTGTTCGGTGGTTAGGCGAGCGGATAGAAGGCGCGTTGAGTGGTATCGGCGGGGCGGACCGCCTCGCCGCCAGTAACCTCAAACATCAGCTCTGGAAGGTACTTGGCCCTGTGGTGCGCCAGTTGAGACAACCGCCCGATGTGCCCGaggaatataa ACGCGACTATGGGTACCTGGGCCCAGGCCTGCAACAGATGGTGAGCAAGCTGCGGCAGTCGCctgcgggcggcggcggcggcggcgccgtgGCCGTGGTCACGTGCACGCCGCCGCTCGTGCCCGCCGCCACCGCGCCGCACCACGCGCACACGCCGCACGCAGCCAAGACTGTCG AGAGCGTAGCGACGCGCAACGTGGTGATCAGCGCTGCGGTCGCGGCGCCGCCGTCGCCCGCGCCCGTCACGCCGCCGCCGCAGAAGTTCGTCATCGTCTCGCAACAGAAACCACCACAA GTCCAACCGTCCAGTGGTCCAGGCCACATCGTCGTACACAGCTCACAACCCACCATAGTTCGGAGCCAAAACGTTCAG